A window of the Pseudoliparis swirei isolate HS2019 ecotype Mariana Trench chromosome 13, NWPU_hadal_v1, whole genome shotgun sequence genome harbors these coding sequences:
- the dlgap5 gene encoding disks large-associated protein 5 isoform X2, with protein sequence MDSQFAHLRQRDTSVSMLRVKMSRRRSQSQKENRERVVNMRRQLAELPELEMSSLDASIAQVDMSTIQEKTLNKAKSTKHVAEERMKQLGRWKERKALEKEKKQREVKVVFKTGMYHPKDTLIIPALPEVPGFSTRAKETKATTTSSQSARVTRSMKQPIERPLKMQDSTAVPKKALDRSTRSRVAPVKLAPAPAVSKIQVSAVEPIVRASRTRAANRPPVPAAAVTKDKPTDVRTTRSRAVVNRVAPFSNREKNSQATFNWRVEPVVAMEAEMQTTEEKPCPPSPAPCPEEENMVADQAPTDSVPVVDAVAAPSLSSFAPKDFIFQAPTGLSSFKFNPLTPRSADSFLTPSMSLPEVPAFNIEPQAPPTPGSPLHSKHDVPYFRSVIVNETEGLMTLCVHWEPNVEDESIPEEMRNSMRTVVGQARLLMKERFKQFSGLVDDCELGRGEKITTCTDLQGFWDMVYYQVEDVYKKFAALKEAESRGWAEEDKPQPPPRQRKAVKPSAAPAKPTGTKGAAKSRLAAVKAAMKAKQQAAEAEKAAKDGGGDEDDPSLTSEEPQSRAEPQPAVVFDGGFFQVESPGRPPSGLRRSSRLSGAVQPQASPCPNYLSPRRVTLRSLAVAQSPLYAVASPARPVYTPARFRLTLDQTPAPAPKSHHGTPQSRKDTVNVSLCFSPVKAASASCTPATVCSLPSINVEEEDEEEEEQRGEPDEAVDVDLPLSPTVSPAPSFTLSPCGSPSRPALSPPPAVRGLVEARESVYLTPDNLVVEELPGLDFERYLQPSLRCSLSPREALSSMVDVEMESPRSQTEDLQEPAHPAVPSALNLQSPQSQTAESGMLLFTPDLKDRIRQSVCPSDLMVFTPPL encoded by the exons ATGGATTCTCAATTTGCTCACCTGCGACAGCGGGACACCAGTGTGTCGATGCTGAGAGTCAAAATGTCCCGCAGGAGGTCTCAGTCCCAGAAGGAAAACCGAGAACGGGTCGTGAACATGCGCAGGCAGCTGGCCGAGCTCCCGGAGCTGGAAATGTCTTCCCTTGATGCCTCCATTGCTCAGGTCGACATGTCAACCATTCAGGAGAAGACATTGAACAAAGCCAAATCTACTAAAC ACGTGGCTGAAGAAAGGATGAAACAGCTTGGGCGCTGGAAAGAGCGTAAGGCTCttgagaaggaaaagaaacagAGGGAGGTGAAAGTGGTTTTCAAGACGGGCATGTACCACCCAAAAGACACCCTCATCATTCCCGCTCTGCCCGAAGTCCCAGGATTCTCCACCAGAGCaaaggag ACGAAAGCGACCACGACTTCATCCCAGAGTGCCAGAGTCACTCGCTCCATGAAGCAGCCGATTGAGAGG CCTCTGAAGATGCAGGATTCAACTGCTGTGCCAAAAAAAG CTCTGGACCGATCAACCCGGAGCCGGGTCGCTCCTGTCAAGCTTGCTCCCGCGCCAGCTGTTTCCAAGATTCAAGTTTCTGCAG TGGAGCCTATCGTACGAGCGTCGAGGACCAGAGCGGCCAACCGGCCTCCTGTTCCAGCAGCAGCTGTGACGAAAGACAAGCCAACGG ATGTAAGAACCACCAGAAGCAGAGCGGTCGTCAACCGCGTGGCCCCCTTTTCCAACCGAGAAAAGAACAGTCAAG CAACTTTCAACTGGCGTGTGGAGCCTGTTGTTGCCATG GAGGCCGAGATGCAGACGACGGAGGAAAAGCCGTGTCCCCCGAGCCCGGCCCCCTGCCCCGAGGAGGAAAACATGGTGGCGGACCAAGCCCCGACCGACTCTGTCCCTGTTGTGGATGCCGTAGCGGCGCCATCTTTATCTTCTTTTGCTCCAAAAGATTTTATATTCCAGGCGCCCACTGGTTTATCATCCTTCAAGTTCAACCCTCTCACTCCTCGCTCGGCAGACTCCTTCCTCACACCGAG CATGAGTCTTCCAGAGGTTCCCGCTTTCAATATTGAGCCTCAGGCCCCCCCGACTCCAGGCAGCCCTCTGCACTCAAAACACGATGTACCATACTTCAG aTCGGTAATTGTCAATGAGACGGAAGGACTGATGACTCTGTGTGTCCACTGGGAGCCGAACGTGGAGGATGAGTCCATCCCAGAAGAGA TGAGGAACAGCATGCGTACGGTAGTGGGCCAAGCGAGGCTGTTGATGAAGGAGCGCTTCAAACAGTTCAGCGGTCTGGTGGACGACTGTGAGCTGGGCCGCGGGGAGAAGATCACCACCTGCACTGACCTGCAGGGCTTCTGGGACATGGTGTACTACCAG GTCGAGGACGTCTACAAAAAGTTTGCCGCACTTAAAGAAGCAGAGAGCCGAGGCTGGGCGGAGGAGGACAAGCCGCAGCCGCCGCCACGACAGAGGAAAGCGGTGAAG CCATCAGCTGCACCCGCCAAGCCAACGGGAACCAAAGGGGCGGCCAAGTCTCGCCTGGCTGCTGTGAAAGCGGCCATGAAAGCCAAGCAGCAGGCGGCGGAGGCAGAGAAAGCGGCGAAAGACGGCGGCGGTGACGAAGACGACCCCAGCCTGACCTCTGAGGAACCGCAGTCCCGGGCCGAGCCCCAACCGGCGGTGGTTTTTGACGGAGGCTTCTTCCAGGTGGAGAGCCCGGGCAGACCACCATCGG GTTTGAGGAGATCCAGCCGCCTGAGTGGTGCTGTGCAGCCTCAGGCCTCTCCCTGCCCCAACTACCtctcacctagaagagtcactCTGCGATCCCTCGCCGTGGCTCAGAGCCCCCTCTACGCCGTCGCCTCTCCCGCTCGGCCCGTCTACACGCCGGCCCGGTTCCGTCTCACCCTCGACCAAACCCCAGCGCCAGCGCCAAAGTCTCACCATGGCACTCCCCAGAGCAGAAAGGACACTGTGAACGTCTCCCTCTGTTTCTCGCCCGTCAAGGCAGCGTCTGCATCGTGCACGCCCGCAACCGTGTGTTCACTTCCCTCCAttaatgtggaggaggaggatgaggaggaggaggagcagcgaggCGAACCAGATGAAGCCGTCGACGTcgacctccccctctctccgaCAGTGTCCCCGGCCCCGAGTTTCACGTTGTCGCCCTGTGGGTCTCCCAGCCGGCCCGCCCTCTCGCCCCCTCCTGCTGTGCGAGGTCTTGTGGAGGCCCGAGAGTCTGTGTATCTCACACCGGACAACTTGGTTGTTGAG GAACTTCCTGGCTTGGACTTTGAGCGTTACCTCCAGCCGTCACTGAGATGCAGC
- the dlgap5 gene encoding disks large-associated protein 5 isoform X1, whose translation MDSQFAHLRQRDTSVSMLRVKMSRRRSQSQKENRERVVNMRRQLAELPELEMSSLDASIAQVDMSTIQEKTLNKAKSTKHVAEERMKQLGRWKERKALEKEKKQREVKVVFKTGMYHPKDTLIIPALPEVPGFSTRAKETKATTTSSQSARVTRSMKQPIERPLKMQDSTAVPKKALDRSTRSRVAPVKLAPAPAVSKIQVSAVEPIVRASRTRAANRPPVPAAAVTKDKPTDVRTTRSRAVVNRVAPFSNREKNSQATFNWRVEPVVAMEAEMQTTEEKPCPPSPAPCPEEENMVADQAPTDSVPVVDAVAAPSLSSFAPKDFIFQAPTGLSSFKFNPLTPRSADSFLTPSMSLPEVPAFNIEPQAPPTPGSPLHSKHDVPYFRSVIVNETEGLMTLCVHWEPNVEDESIPEEMRNSMRTVVGQARLLMKERFKQFSGLVDDCELGRGEKITTCTDLQGFWDMVYYQVEDVYKKFAALKEAESRGWAEEDKPQPPPRQRKAVKKPSAAPAKPTGTKGAAKSRLAAVKAAMKAKQQAAEAEKAAKDGGGDEDDPSLTSEEPQSRAEPQPAVVFDGGFFQVESPGRPPSGLRRSSRLSGAVQPQASPCPNYLSPRRVTLRSLAVAQSPLYAVASPARPVYTPARFRLTLDQTPAPAPKSHHGTPQSRKDTVNVSLCFSPVKAASASCTPATVCSLPSINVEEEDEEEEEQRGEPDEAVDVDLPLSPTVSPAPSFTLSPCGSPSRPALSPPPAVRGLVEARESVYLTPDNLVVEELPGLDFERYLQPSLRCSLSPREALSSMVDVEMESPRSQTEDLQEPAHPAVPSALNLQSPQSQTAESGMLLFTPDLKDRIRQSVCPSDLMVFTPPL comes from the exons ATGGATTCTCAATTTGCTCACCTGCGACAGCGGGACACCAGTGTGTCGATGCTGAGAGTCAAAATGTCCCGCAGGAGGTCTCAGTCCCAGAAGGAAAACCGAGAACGGGTCGTGAACATGCGCAGGCAGCTGGCCGAGCTCCCGGAGCTGGAAATGTCTTCCCTTGATGCCTCCATTGCTCAGGTCGACATGTCAACCATTCAGGAGAAGACATTGAACAAAGCCAAATCTACTAAAC ACGTGGCTGAAGAAAGGATGAAACAGCTTGGGCGCTGGAAAGAGCGTAAGGCTCttgagaaggaaaagaaacagAGGGAGGTGAAAGTGGTTTTCAAGACGGGCATGTACCACCCAAAAGACACCCTCATCATTCCCGCTCTGCCCGAAGTCCCAGGATTCTCCACCAGAGCaaaggag ACGAAAGCGACCACGACTTCATCCCAGAGTGCCAGAGTCACTCGCTCCATGAAGCAGCCGATTGAGAGG CCTCTGAAGATGCAGGATTCAACTGCTGTGCCAAAAAAAG CTCTGGACCGATCAACCCGGAGCCGGGTCGCTCCTGTCAAGCTTGCTCCCGCGCCAGCTGTTTCCAAGATTCAAGTTTCTGCAG TGGAGCCTATCGTACGAGCGTCGAGGACCAGAGCGGCCAACCGGCCTCCTGTTCCAGCAGCAGCTGTGACGAAAGACAAGCCAACGG ATGTAAGAACCACCAGAAGCAGAGCGGTCGTCAACCGCGTGGCCCCCTTTTCCAACCGAGAAAAGAACAGTCAAG CAACTTTCAACTGGCGTGTGGAGCCTGTTGTTGCCATG GAGGCCGAGATGCAGACGACGGAGGAAAAGCCGTGTCCCCCGAGCCCGGCCCCCTGCCCCGAGGAGGAAAACATGGTGGCGGACCAAGCCCCGACCGACTCTGTCCCTGTTGTGGATGCCGTAGCGGCGCCATCTTTATCTTCTTTTGCTCCAAAAGATTTTATATTCCAGGCGCCCACTGGTTTATCATCCTTCAAGTTCAACCCTCTCACTCCTCGCTCGGCAGACTCCTTCCTCACACCGAG CATGAGTCTTCCAGAGGTTCCCGCTTTCAATATTGAGCCTCAGGCCCCCCCGACTCCAGGCAGCCCTCTGCACTCAAAACACGATGTACCATACTTCAG aTCGGTAATTGTCAATGAGACGGAAGGACTGATGACTCTGTGTGTCCACTGGGAGCCGAACGTGGAGGATGAGTCCATCCCAGAAGAGA TGAGGAACAGCATGCGTACGGTAGTGGGCCAAGCGAGGCTGTTGATGAAGGAGCGCTTCAAACAGTTCAGCGGTCTGGTGGACGACTGTGAGCTGGGCCGCGGGGAGAAGATCACCACCTGCACTGACCTGCAGGGCTTCTGGGACATGGTGTACTACCAG GTCGAGGACGTCTACAAAAAGTTTGCCGCACTTAAAGAAGCAGAGAGCCGAGGCTGGGCGGAGGAGGACAAGCCGCAGCCGCCGCCACGACAGAGGAAAGCGGTGAAG AAGCCATCAGCTGCACCCGCCAAGCCAACGGGAACCAAAGGGGCGGCCAAGTCTCGCCTGGCTGCTGTGAAAGCGGCCATGAAAGCCAAGCAGCAGGCGGCGGAGGCAGAGAAAGCGGCGAAAGACGGCGGCGGTGACGAAGACGACCCCAGCCTGACCTCTGAGGAACCGCAGTCCCGGGCCGAGCCCCAACCGGCGGTGGTTTTTGACGGAGGCTTCTTCCAGGTGGAGAGCCCGGGCAGACCACCATCGG GTTTGAGGAGATCCAGCCGCCTGAGTGGTGCTGTGCAGCCTCAGGCCTCTCCCTGCCCCAACTACCtctcacctagaagagtcactCTGCGATCCCTCGCCGTGGCTCAGAGCCCCCTCTACGCCGTCGCCTCTCCCGCTCGGCCCGTCTACACGCCGGCCCGGTTCCGTCTCACCCTCGACCAAACCCCAGCGCCAGCGCCAAAGTCTCACCATGGCACTCCCCAGAGCAGAAAGGACACTGTGAACGTCTCCCTCTGTTTCTCGCCCGTCAAGGCAGCGTCTGCATCGTGCACGCCCGCAACCGTGTGTTCACTTCCCTCCAttaatgtggaggaggaggatgaggaggaggaggagcagcgaggCGAACCAGATGAAGCCGTCGACGTcgacctccccctctctccgaCAGTGTCCCCGGCCCCGAGTTTCACGTTGTCGCCCTGTGGGTCTCCCAGCCGGCCCGCCCTCTCGCCCCCTCCTGCTGTGCGAGGTCTTGTGGAGGCCCGAGAGTCTGTGTATCTCACACCGGACAACTTGGTTGTTGAG GAACTTCCTGGCTTGGACTTTGAGCGTTACCTCCAGCCGTCACTGAGATGCAGC